One Priestia filamentosa DNA segment encodes these proteins:
- a CDS encoding deoxynucleoside kinase, with amino-acid sequence MNSTPFIAVEGPIGVGKTSLSHRLATYLQFHLLREIVEENPFLKDFYQNIDEWSFQTEMFFLCNRYKQLEDVEARFLTKQKPVVADYHVLKNIVFAKRTLHMKHYNKYERVYKVLTEDLPMPNIIVYLNASLETLLKRISKRGRDIEQDINHTYLLNLKEDYEKMFVQFKQEHPHIPVLEFDGDKIDFVNREEDFQHIIDILKPALLKEFPNEFKR; translated from the coding sequence ATGAATTCTACTCCCTTCATTGCTGTTGAGGGACCTATAGGTGTAGGAAAAACTTCACTTTCCCATAGATTAGCAACATACCTACAGTTTCATTTACTACGAGAAATTGTTGAAGAAAACCCTTTTCTCAAAGATTTTTATCAAAATATTGATGAGTGGAGCTTTCAAACAGAAATGTTCTTTCTATGTAATCGTTATAAACAATTAGAAGATGTTGAAGCCCGCTTTCTTACAAAACAAAAACCTGTTGTTGCAGACTATCATGTTTTGAAAAACATAGTGTTTGCTAAACGAACGTTACACATGAAACATTATAATAAATATGAACGTGTTTATAAGGTGTTAACTGAAGACTTACCAATGCCTAATATTATTGTTTATTTAAATGCTAGTTTAGAGACATTACTAAAAAGAATCTCTAAACGTGGACGTGATATTGAGCAAGACATAAACCACACATACCTTCTTAATTTAAAAGAGGATTACGAAAAAATGTTTGTACAATTTAAACAAGAACACCCTCACATTCCTGTACTTGAGTTTGATGGTGATAAAATTGATTTTGTAAATCGGGAAGAAGATTTTCAACACATTATTGATATTCTTAAGCCTGCATTGTTAAAGGAGTTTCCAAATGAATTTAAACGCTAA
- a CDS encoding deoxynucleoside kinase translates to MNLNAKYNIPKDAVITVAGTVGIGKSTFTKVLAEALDFQTSFEKVENNPYLDSFYHDFERWSFHLQIYFLAERFKEQKKMFEHGGGFVQDRSIYEDTGIFARMHYEKGTMSPVDYETYRSLFDAMVLTPYFPKPTLLIYLEGDLEQIIQRIRKRGRAMEQETPLSYWEEMHARYENWINSFNACPVLRLNISDYDLLEDPTSIENIIKKISQTINNH, encoded by the coding sequence ATGAATTTAAACGCTAAATATAACATTCCAAAAGATGCTGTTATTACTGTAGCTGGAACTGTCGGAATAGGAAAATCAACATTCACAAAAGTATTAGCAGAAGCATTAGATTTTCAAACTTCTTTTGAGAAAGTAGAAAACAATCCATACTTAGATTCTTTTTATCATGATTTTGAACGTTGGAGTTTTCATCTGCAAATTTATTTTTTAGCAGAGCGCTTTAAAGAACAAAAGAAAATGTTTGAACATGGCGGTGGCTTTGTTCAAGATCGTTCTATTTATGAAGACACTGGGATATTTGCTAGGATGCATTATGAAAAGGGTACAATGAGTCCTGTTGATTATGAAACATACAGAAGCTTGTTTGATGCAATGGTCTTAACACCTTATTTTCCTAAACCTACGCTTCTTATCTATTTAGAAGGAGATCTGGAACAGATTATTCAGCGAATTCGAAAACGAGGACGAGCAATGGAACAAGAAACTCCCTTATCCTATTGGGAAGAAATGCACGCTCGCTATGAAAATTGGATCAATTCATTTAACGCTTGCCCTGTGCTTCGTTTAAATATTTCAGACTATGATTTATTGGAAGATCCAACTTCTATTGAAAACATTATAAAGAAAATATCTCAAACTATAAATAATCATTAA
- a CDS encoding glycoside hydrolase family 18 protein, producing the protein MQIYVVKSGDTVSGIARQFNISASRLASVNQLPDPNRLVVGQAIVIPIVGEYYVVQRGDTLWQIGQKFNISYQRLASVNNIPVTRPLTVGTRLYIPPAPKREGEFYGYVDSSRRTITADVERQINDSARALSYIGPSSFEAKRDGSLSAPNLNNFRSIAENNRLIYSMVITNIEEGAFNEELGHILLTNTAVQNTLLNNIVTTAKANNFRDIHFDFEFLRAEDREAYNNFLRKARDRFKQEGWLISTALAPKTSATQQGQWYEAHDYKAHGEIVDFVVLMTYEWGYSGGPPLAVSPINQVQKVIEYAVTEIPASKILMGQNLYGYDWTLPYKQGNPPAKAYSAQRALEIAYQYNTSIQYSTTSQAPYYNYRDEQNKEHVVWFEDARSIQRKFDLVKQFELRGVAYWKLGLPFPQNWLLILKNFNVRKFDSQS; encoded by the coding sequence ATGCAAATTTATGTTGTAAAATCTGGAGATACTGTGTCTGGCATTGCTAGACAATTTAATATTTCGGCCTCAAGATTAGCAAGTGTAAACCAATTACCCGATCCAAATCGCCTTGTTGTTGGTCAGGCGATTGTTATCCCTATTGTAGGAGAGTATTATGTTGTTCAAAGAGGTGATACGTTATGGCAGATTGGTCAAAAATTCAATATTAGCTACCAGCGTTTAGCTTCTGTTAACAACATACCCGTAACAAGACCACTTACAGTTGGTACACGCCTTTATATTCCCCCTGCTCCAAAGCGTGAAGGAGAATTCTATGGGTACGTTGACTCAAGTCGTCGTACAATTACTGCCGATGTAGAAAGACAAATTAACGATAGTGCAAGAGCATTATCGTACATAGGTCCTTCAAGTTTTGAAGCAAAACGAGATGGTTCTCTGAGTGCCCCTAATCTAAATAACTTTAGGTCTATTGCTGAAAACAATCGGCTTATTTATTCAATGGTCATCACTAACATTGAAGAAGGAGCTTTCAATGAAGAATTAGGCCATATTCTACTAACAAATACAGCTGTTCAAAATACACTCCTAAATAATATTGTGACAACTGCAAAAGCTAACAACTTCCGTGACATTCATTTTGACTTTGAGTTTCTCCGCGCAGAAGACAGAGAAGCTTATAATAATTTTTTAAGAAAAGCAAGAGATCGATTTAAGCAAGAAGGGTGGTTAATTTCCACAGCACTTGCTCCGAAAACAAGTGCTACTCAACAAGGGCAATGGTATGAAGCACATGATTATAAAGCACATGGAGAAATTGTAGACTTTGTCGTATTAATGACTTATGAGTGGGGATATAGTGGGGGCCCACCACTTGCTGTGTCTCCTATTAATCAAGTCCAAAAAGTAATTGAATATGCTGTAACTGAAATACCGGCTTCTAAAATATTAATGGGACAAAATTTATATGGATATGATTGGACCCTTCCATACAAGCAGGGAAATCCACCTGCTAAAGCCTATAGCGCTCAAAGAGCTTTGGAAATTGCTTATCAATATAATACATCGATTCAATATAGCACTACTTCCCAAGCCCCTTATTATAATTATAGAGATGAACAAAACAAGGAACATGTTGTTTGGTTTGAAGACGCTCGGTCCATTCAACGTAAATTTGATTTGGTCAAACAGTTTGAATTACGTGGTGTTGCCTATTGGAAGTTAGGACTTCCTTTCCCACAAAACTGGCTTCTCATTCTAAAAAACTTCAATGTCAGAAAATTTGACTCTCAATCTTAA
- a CDS encoding isochorismatase family cysteine hydrolase — MNELKNPALIIIDMINDFQFELGQELAQQAQTIVPYITMLKEICYKKEIPVIYINDHYNLWQANLDVILKNCHNKRSSQILQKIKPKEDDFFLIKPKHSIFYGTALNVLLEELSVESLILTGIAGNICVLFSANDAYMRKYPLFIPSDCIASNVEEDNIFALRMMKNVLGASTDCHQSLIELLSSIHPSYNRLK; from the coding sequence ATGAATGAATTAAAAAACCCTGCTTTAATTATTATCGATATGATTAATGACTTTCAATTTGAACTAGGACAAGAACTTGCTCAACAAGCTCAAACAATCGTCCCCTATATTACAATGTTAAAAGAGATATGCTACAAAAAAGAAATTCCTGTCATCTATATTAATGACCATTATAACTTATGGCAAGCAAACCTAGATGTGATCTTAAAGAATTGCCACAATAAACGTAGCTCGCAAATCCTTCAAAAAATCAAACCAAAAGAAGACGATTTTTTTCTTATCAAACCAAAACACTCCATCTTCTACGGTACAGCCCTTAATGTTCTTCTTGAAGAGCTTTCGGTTGAGAGCTTGATTCTAACAGGGATTGCTGGAAACATATGCGTTCTTTTTTCAGCTAATGATGCCTATATGAGAAAATACCCTCTATTCATCCCTTCTGATTGTATTGCTTCAAATGTGGAGGAAGACAATATATTCGCACTTCGAATGATGAAAAATGTATTGGGGGCCTCAACTGATTGTCATCAATCCTTAATTGAACTCTTGTCATCAATTCACCCTTCATATAATAGGCTAAAGTAA
- the serS gene encoding serine--tRNA ligase produces the protein MLDLKFLRKNFQEVKEKLQHRGEDLTDLGAFEELDSKRRELIAQTEELKSKRNEVSQQVAVLKREKKDADHLIAEMREVGDKVKALDEELRSVEERLQQLLLSIPNVPHETVPVGETEDDNVEVRAWGEVPQFAFEAKPHWDLATDLELLDFERAAKVTGSRFVFYKGLGARLERALINFMLNLHIDEHGYEEILPPYMVNRASMTGTGQLPKFEEDAFLIEKEDYFLIPTSEVPVTNLHRDEILKGDQLPVSYAAYSTCFRSEAGSAGRDTRGLIRQHQFNKVELVRFVKPEDSYEELEKLTGHAEKVLQLLGLPYRVMSMCTGDLGFTAAKKYDIEVWLPSYGTYREISSCSNFEGFQARRANIRFRRETNGRPEHVHTLNGSGLAIGRTVAAILENYQQEDGSIIIPEVLRPYMGNRSVIK, from the coding sequence ATGTTAGATTTAAAATTTTTACGCAAAAATTTTCAAGAAGTGAAAGAAAAGCTTCAACATCGAGGAGAAGATTTAACAGATCTTGGAGCATTTGAAGAATTAGATAGCAAGCGTCGTGAGCTTATTGCTCAAACGGAAGAGCTTAAAAGTAAGAGAAACGAAGTATCACAGCAAGTAGCAGTGCTAAAGAGAGAGAAGAAAGATGCGGATCATCTTATTGCAGAAATGCGAGAAGTAGGAGATAAAGTAAAAGCTCTTGATGAAGAATTACGTTCTGTTGAAGAGAGACTTCAACAACTTCTTCTTTCTATTCCAAATGTTCCACATGAAACTGTGCCAGTTGGAGAAACAGAAGACGATAATGTAGAAGTAAGAGCGTGGGGGGAAGTTCCGCAGTTTGCATTTGAGGCAAAACCACATTGGGATTTAGCAACAGACTTAGAATTATTAGATTTTGAGCGTGCTGCTAAAGTAACTGGAAGTCGTTTTGTATTTTATAAAGGACTTGGAGCAAGACTTGAGCGAGCGTTAATTAACTTTATGTTGAACCTTCATATTGATGAGCATGGATATGAAGAAATCTTACCTCCATACATGGTGAATAGAGCAAGCATGACAGGAACAGGACAGCTTCCAAAGTTTGAAGAAGATGCATTTCTAATCGAGAAGGAAGATTATTTCTTAATTCCGACCTCAGAGGTTCCTGTCACTAATCTTCATCGCGATGAGATCTTAAAAGGAGATCAGCTCCCAGTAAGCTATGCTGCATATAGCACATGCTTCCGTTCTGAAGCAGGTTCTGCAGGGCGTGATACACGTGGTCTTATCCGTCAACATCAATTCAATAAAGTAGAACTTGTTCGTTTTGTTAAACCTGAAGATTCTTATGAAGAACTCGAAAAATTAACAGGTCATGCTGAAAAGGTACTTCAGCTTCTAGGTCTTCCATATCGCGTTATGAGCATGTGTACAGGTGATCTAGGTTTCACAGCAGCTAAAAAGTATGATATTGAAGTATGGTTACCAAGCTATGGAACATATCGTGAAATCTCTTCTTGTTCAAACTTTGAAGGTTTCCAAGCACGTCGTGCAAATATTCGTTTCCGTCGCGAAACAAACGGAAGACCTGAGCATGTGCATACGCTAAATGGATCTGGTCTTGCAATTGGGCGTACTGTTGCAGCTATTTTAGAAAATTATCAACAAGAAGATGGTTCTATTATAATTCCAGAAGTGTTACGTCCATACATGGGAAATCGATCTGTGATTAAATAA